A stretch of Pelagicoccus enzymogenes DNA encodes these proteins:
- a CDS encoding TolB family protein, which translates to MTTRTLINAALGLATLSPLTLASPLGDFANNLDVGAPKLSGNASYSPETQSYTLSGAGQNMWAEKDEFHFAYRKLEGDFIVRATVEFEGEGVDPHRKIGIIARNTLDADSPYADACVHGDGLTSLQYREVKGGPTAEVGSPLTGPTEIELQREGDRFTFSAAAFGEVYQSVSKQIDLNDELFVGLFICSHNPEVTETARFRNVRIVLPAAPDFRPYQDYIGSRLEIMEVATGSRKVLATFPNSIQAPNWTPDGKTLIYNSEGKLYTYTLEDGSINELNTGFANQNNNDHVLSFDGKQIGISHHVGEAGTSVIYTLPVSGSDTPRQITDPSRGHSFLHGWSPDHKSLIFTGQRNGQFDIWSIDIDSKKETPLTQLPSLDDGSEFSPDGRHIFFNSVRSGNMQIWRMKADGSEPTQMTFDSYNNWFPHVAPDGKSFVYLAFPSDIDPNDHPFYKKVYLRHMSIEGGNAKTIAYLYGGQGSINVPSWSPDSTHIAFVSNSRPLD; encoded by the coding sequence ATGACAACTCGTACCCTGATCAATGCAGCTCTCGGCTTGGCAACCCTAAGCCCTCTCACTCTAGCCTCCCCACTCGGAGACTTCGCAAACAACCTCGACGTCGGAGCGCCGAAGCTAAGCGGCAACGCCAGCTACTCCCCCGAAACGCAAAGCTATACCTTGTCCGGGGCCGGCCAAAATATGTGGGCCGAGAAAGACGAATTCCATTTCGCCTACCGCAAACTGGAGGGCGACTTCATCGTTCGAGCCACCGTGGAGTTCGAGGGAGAAGGCGTGGATCCACATCGAAAAATCGGTATCATCGCCCGGAACACGCTCGACGCGGATTCACCCTACGCCGACGCCTGCGTGCACGGAGACGGACTCACCTCGCTGCAGTACCGCGAAGTCAAAGGTGGCCCAACCGCCGAAGTCGGCAGCCCCTTGACCGGTCCCACTGAAATTGAACTGCAACGCGAAGGCGATCGATTCACTTTTTCCGCTGCAGCCTTCGGCGAGGTCTACCAGTCCGTCAGCAAGCAAATCGATTTGAACGACGAGCTCTTCGTCGGGCTCTTTATCTGTTCCCACAATCCCGAGGTCACCGAAACCGCTCGCTTTCGCAACGTGCGAATCGTTCTCCCCGCCGCTCCCGACTTTCGCCCCTATCAGGACTACATCGGAAGCCGACTCGAGATCATGGAGGTAGCCACCGGTTCCCGCAAGGTTCTCGCCACCTTCCCGAACTCGATCCAAGCTCCCAACTGGACCCCGGACGGCAAGACCTTGATCTACAATTCCGAAGGCAAGCTCTACACCTACACCCTCGAAGACGGAAGTATCAACGAACTGAATACTGGATTCGCGAACCAAAACAACAACGACCACGTCCTCTCCTTCGACGGAAAGCAAATCGGAATCAGCCACCATGTAGGCGAAGCCGGCACCTCGGTCATCTATACGCTCCCCGTTTCAGGCAGCGACACGCCGCGGCAAATCACCGACCCCTCGCGTGGCCATTCCTTTCTCCACGGCTGGTCGCCAGACCATAAGAGCCTCATCTTCACTGGCCAACGCAATGGCCAGTTCGACATTTGGTCCATCGACATAGACAGCAAAAAAGAGACTCCCCTCACGCAACTACCCAGCTTGGACGACGGTTCGGAGTTCTCTCCAGATGGTCGCCATATCTTCTTCAACTCGGTGCGCAGCGGCAACATGCAGATTTGGAGAATGAAGGCGGACGGCAGCGAGCCGACTCAAATGACCTTTGACTCCTACAACAATTGGTTCCCGCACGTCGCGCCCGACGGCAAATCCTTCGTCTATCTCGCCTTCCCATCTGACATCGATCCCAACGACCATCCCTTCTACAAGAAAGTCTACCTCCGCCACATGTCCATCGAGGGAGGGAACGCTAAAACCATCGCCTACCTGTACGGGGGGCAAGGCAGCATCAACGTGCCCAGCTGGTCGCCAGACAGCACGCACATCGCCTTCGTCAGCAACAGTCGCCCGCTGGACTGA
- a CDS encoding NADPH-dependent FMN reductase, which translates to MKVAIVSSSLNPKSRSRLMAEHARLLLGKRSGVEVDFIDLQEMELPLCDGGAAYGDPYAIELNKRMEAADVYVLASPIYNYDVNASLKNAVELAGRKMENKLVGFLCAAGGAMSYMSVMPLANSLMLDFRTLVLPRFVYAAPNDWKDEAMSESVGGRIAQFCDALLDLGERISS; encoded by the coding sequence GTGAAGGTCGCGATTGTCAGCTCCAGTTTAAATCCGAAAAGCCGCAGCCGGTTGATGGCTGAACACGCTCGACTGCTCTTGGGGAAGCGCAGCGGGGTAGAAGTCGACTTCATTGACCTGCAAGAAATGGAGTTGCCGCTCTGCGACGGTGGAGCGGCTTATGGCGACCCCTACGCAATCGAGCTGAACAAGCGCATGGAAGCGGCGGATGTTTATGTCCTCGCGTCTCCAATTTATAACTACGACGTAAACGCGTCGCTGAAGAACGCGGTGGAGCTGGCTGGTCGGAAGATGGAAAACAAGCTTGTTGGCTTTCTCTGCGCGGCGGGTGGAGCCATGAGCTACATGTCTGTTATGCCGCTTGCGAACAGCTTGATGTTGGATTTCCGGACCTTGGTATTGCCTCGCTTCGTCTATGCGGCTCCAAACGACTGGAAGGATGAGGCGATGAGCGAGAGCGTGGGTGGCCGTATTGCCCAGTTTTGCGACGCTCTGCTTGATCTTGGCGAGAGGATCAGCAGCTAG
- a CDS encoding SAM hydrolase/SAM-dependent halogenase family protein, which yields MVPTPPIVAILTDFGESDWYVASVKAVLARLCPEAKLIDITHQVEPGNIRSGAFILSQCYHDFPRGTVFLCVVDPGVGSSRKPIIHFDGDYHFVAPDNGLLSLLESGMCRTYEIEPHRFDAQVRESNTFHGRDIFAPAAAFLANGVPPSNFCTALPKFAHEGMDFPEVTELPMKGSTLYFDQFGNAITSLRITRTSPKPEAVVLKNGDKIPFGLSFHSVPKGKPVAYLGSGGFLEIAVNLGSARVSLNLEDESDFELV from the coding sequence ATGGTTCCAACTCCTCCCATCGTTGCCATCCTCACCGACTTCGGCGAGAGCGACTGGTACGTCGCCTCCGTCAAGGCCGTGTTGGCGCGTCTCTGCCCCGAGGCAAAGCTCATCGACATCACCCACCAAGTCGAGCCGGGCAACATCCGATCAGGGGCCTTCATCCTCTCCCAGTGCTACCACGACTTTCCTCGCGGAACCGTCTTCCTTTGCGTCGTAGATCCCGGAGTGGGATCCTCCCGCAAGCCAATCATCCACTTCGACGGCGACTACCATTTCGTGGCGCCCGACAATGGACTGCTCTCCCTGCTCGAATCCGGCATGTGCCGCACCTACGAGATCGAACCCCATCGCTTCGACGCCCAAGTGCGCGAGAGCAACACCTTTCACGGCCGCGATATCTTCGCGCCTGCCGCAGCCTTCTTGGCCAATGGAGTGCCACCCAGCAACTTTTGTACGGCCCTGCCCAAGTTCGCCCACGAAGGAATGGATTTTCCCGAGGTGACGGAGCTTCCCATGAAAGGGAGCACCCTCTACTTCGACCAGTTCGGCAACGCGATTACCAGCTTACGCATCACACGTACCAGTCCCAAACCGGAAGCCGTCGTATTGAAAAATGGAGACAAGATCCCCTTCGGACTCTCCTTCCATAGCGTCCCCAAAGGCAAGCCGGTCGCCTATCTCGGATCCGGCGGATTCCTAGAAATCGCCGTCAATCTGGGCAGCGCCAGGGTTTCGCTCAACCTCGAAGACGAATCGGACTTCGAACTCGTCTAA
- a CDS encoding RidA family protein, whose product MSFNVNIGALALCLAVLAPWASGQEEEVSFREPLFFSEVDKEMRTPQAVRVGGVVFVAAMSSPGETLEQQLRTIYIRLQSVLGNYGLRMQDVVQERVYLKQGSDYEKAKAARLLVYREGGGPALSLVEVAGFEDGETLVEIELVAVANPEEG is encoded by the coding sequence ATGAGTTTCAACGTGAATATTGGGGCGCTGGCGCTGTGCTTGGCCGTCTTGGCGCCGTGGGCTTCCGGGCAAGAGGAGGAGGTCAGCTTTCGCGAGCCTCTTTTCTTTTCCGAAGTGGACAAGGAGATGCGCACGCCTCAGGCGGTGCGGGTCGGTGGCGTGGTTTTCGTCGCCGCCATGAGCTCGCCCGGCGAAACCTTGGAGCAGCAGCTGCGCACCATCTACATCAGGCTTCAGTCGGTCCTGGGCAACTACGGTTTGCGCATGCAGGACGTGGTGCAGGAACGCGTCTACCTCAAGCAGGGGAGCGACTACGAGAAGGCCAAGGCGGCGCGCTTGCTGGTCTATCGCGAGGGCGGTGGTCCGGCTTTGAGCTTGGTGGAGGTCGCCGGTTTCGAAGACGGGGAAACATTGGTTGAGATCGAGCTCGTGGCGGTCGCCAATCCGGAGGAAGGATAG